Within Chloroflexi bacterium ADurb.Bin180, the genomic segment GGTCTGGACGTGTACGTCTCGGCCCACTGCCACAAGACGCTGGCGACCAAGCCGAGTGTCTTGCGCTTCGAGAAGCTGGCCGGCCCGAACAGCACGCGGATCGTGGAGCGCGACATCCTGAACGTGATCGCGGCACCGTGGCAAGCCTACGCCGGGTACGTGATGTCCAAGCAGCTATCCCCGTCCTCGACGACGGTCAATTATATCTGGCTCGACGGGCGGGAGCATCACGCCACCGCCACAATCTGACAGGAGGCGCAGGAACGCGTGGCCGGGGAAGATATAAGCAGGATCATGGACAAGCTCGATGCCATGACGCGTGAGCTGGGCAGCATCGGACCAAGGCTGGATTCACTGGAGGATGCCTTCCGGTGTGCCCGTCAACTGGAGAGCCGTGTGGTCGTCGTTGAGAGCTCCATCATGGCGGTCGTCGAGAACTGCAAGGCCATCCAGGAGCAAAAGGAAAAGCACCGCATCCCGTGGCAGAACATCATCCCTACTGTACTCGCCGGCGCAATCATGGCCCTACTGGGCGCGATATTCGCACTCGTTTTACGATAAGGAGGCACACCATGCAACAGTCCCGTTGGCGTTCTTCCGTGCTGTGGGCGGCCATCATCGCCCAGGTCATCTCGCTCGGCCAGCTCACCGGCGTGTGGGCCAAGATCGGCATCGACGCCGGCCTGCTCGGAGACGTGCTCGCCGCCATCCTGCAGCTGCTTGTCATCGTCGGCGTGGTCAACAACCCGACCTCCGCTGACACCTGGTAACGTCCATGCTGGCGTATCGCGGCAAGGCCGTGGACTTTGCCAGCTTCCTGCGCCGCACCGTCGGCAAGGTCGGGTACATCATCGGCACGCGGGGCCAGCTGTGGACGCTCTCCATGTACGACCGCTGGGTGGAGAATCCCACGTGGGAGGCGTACCTCACCAACCTGAAGCTGTGGGGGAAGAAGTGGATCGGCCACATCGTCGCCGACTGCATGGGCTGGTACGAGATGTGGTACAACGGCGGCGACCTGGACAAGCCGCTCCCGCTGTCCACCAAGTACCCGGACATCAACACCTATGCCATGTACGACCTGGCCAAGCGCGAGGGCCTGCCGAACGGCTCCATCGAGACGTTGCCGCAAGACTGCCCGTACCCGGTCGCCGTCGGTTATCCGGGACATGTCGGGTACTACCTGGACGGCTTGGTCTACCAGGCCGCCGGCCACCAGGTCGGCACGCTGACGACGCCGC encodes:
- a CDS encoding Bacteriophage holin; this translates as MQQSRWRSSVLWAAIIAQVISLGQLTGVWAKIGIDAGLLGDVLAAILQLLVIVGVVNNPTSADTW